A stretch of Pseudochaenichthys georgianus chromosome 2, fPseGeo1.2, whole genome shotgun sequence DNA encodes these proteins:
- the LOC117460739 gene encoding MAGUK p55 subfamily member 4-like, with the protein MASGRAHDLMDALSSLMALTMFVLLTHKDVYECLQTFLSDSPAPALDYASGLSLQLLIDIRSLPGCSEEANELYRLLRQPHLQALLSAHDTVAQKDYEPVLPPMPDELPEEEEATRTVCLVKNKQPLVSYTTKVSSIRHVTPRKNLCFLEHITNCISGEILHIVGLNTYIKIFVT; encoded by the exons ATGGCAAGTGGCCGTGCCCACGACCTGATGGATGCTCTCAGCTCCCTGATGGCCTTAACAATGTTCGTGTTGCTGACACACAAGGAC GTTTACGAGTGTCTCCAAACGTTCCTGAGTGATTCCCCAGCTCCGGCTCTGGACTACGCTTCAGGACTCTCACTCCAG TTGCTGATTGACATCAGATCGTTGCCGGGCTGCTCTGAAGAGGCCAACGAGCTTTACCGCCTCCTGAGACAGCCTCACCTGCAG GCTCTGCTCTCAGCTCACGATACGGTGGCCCAGAAGGACTACGAGCCAGTTCTGCCTCCGATGCCCGACGAGCTgccggaggaagaggaggccacCAGGACCGTCTGCCTGGTGAAGAACAAACAGCCTCTGGTGAGCTACACAACCAAAGTCTCCTCAATCCGTCATGTAACACCTCGAAAGAATCTTTGTTTCTTAGAACACATTACAAATTGCATCAGTGGAGAAATTCTGCACATAGTAGGTCTTAACACATATATCAAGATATTTGTCACATAA